One window of the Rhodococcus sovatensis genome contains the following:
- a CDS encoding TetR/AcrR family transcriptional regulator, with protein MARNPQRRSELADAGLRILAREGARGLTHRAIDEEAKVPKGTSSNYFRSRSDVIAGMIERIGDRLAPDPTIHRTLASKTPSPELFGDYMRDIVARLLGNRDITLALFELRLEASRRPEIRDVLGSWQRSNFRSDVEFNLAAGLPGGAREVALFHYAIDGLLFDRLTYPIDPDTSTDDIVDSLVAGLLH; from the coding sequence ATGGCACGCAACCCTCAGCGCAGATCCGAGCTCGCCGACGCCGGTCTGCGCATACTTGCGCGGGAGGGCGCACGCGGGCTCACACACCGTGCGATAGACGAGGAAGCGAAGGTACCGAAAGGTACCAGCTCCAACTACTTTCGATCGCGATCGGACGTCATCGCCGGCATGATCGAACGCATCGGAGATCGGCTCGCGCCCGACCCGACGATCCATCGAACACTGGCCTCGAAGACCCCGAGTCCCGAGCTGTTCGGCGACTACATGCGCGACATCGTCGCCCGATTGCTCGGCAATCGCGACATCACGCTCGCTCTGTTCGAACTCCGCCTGGAGGCATCACGGCGCCCGGAAATCAGGGACGTTCTCGGCAGCTGGCAGCGATCCAACTTTCGCAGCGACGTCGAGTTCAACCTCGCCGCCGGCCTACCGGGCGGTGCACGCGAGGTCGCGCTCTTCCACTACGCGATCGACGGGCTGCTGTTCGATCGACTCACATACCCGATCGATCCGGACACCTCGACCGACGACATCGTGGACTCCCTCGTCGCGGGATTGCTGCACTGA
- a CDS encoding aldehyde dehydrogenase family protein: MSSPVTHDELSVRTRSILDRLGVSVDLDVSQSQLPIVARSPITGGNLGSLAAATVADVDAVIADAKSVFAGWSTVPAPVRGGLIRELGELLREYKDDLGALVSIEAGKIVSEGLGEVQEMIDICDFGVGLSRQLYGNTIATERPGHRMMEQWHPLGVVGVITAFNFPVAVWSWNAVLALVAGDTVIWKPSEKTPLTALGVQALFERAAAKAGVDPKVAQLVIGDRVAGEALVDDSRVALLSATGSTRMGRAVAPRVAERFGRVLLELGGNNAAIVTPSADLDLTTRGIVFSAAGTAGQRCTSLRRVIAHSSIAEELVERITRAYESLSIGSPLDSDTLVGPLIDAPAFAGYAKAVDAAVGAGGTVRAGGQRVDIFGEYAYYVQPTVITMPAQTDIVRHETFAPILYVLTYDTLEEAIALHNDVPQGLSSSIFTTDLREAEQFLSAAGSDCGIANVNIGPSGAEIGGAFGGEKETGGGRESGSDAWKAYMRRATNTVNYSNELPLAQGVEFG; this comes from the coding sequence ATGTCCTCACCCGTCACCCACGATGAGTTGAGCGTTCGGACTCGTTCGATCCTGGATCGGCTCGGCGTGAGCGTCGATCTGGACGTCTCGCAGTCGCAGCTGCCGATCGTCGCGCGTTCGCCCATCACCGGTGGCAATCTGGGCTCGCTCGCCGCGGCAACCGTTGCGGACGTCGATGCCGTCATCGCCGATGCGAAATCCGTCTTCGCAGGGTGGTCCACGGTCCCTGCACCGGTTCGCGGCGGACTGATCCGGGAGCTCGGGGAACTGCTACGCGAGTACAAGGACGATCTGGGAGCGCTTGTCTCCATCGAAGCAGGCAAGATCGTGTCCGAGGGCCTCGGTGAGGTTCAGGAAATGATCGATATCTGCGACTTCGGGGTCGGTCTGTCCCGCCAGCTCTACGGAAACACCATCGCCACCGAGCGACCCGGCCACCGCATGATGGAACAGTGGCACCCCCTCGGCGTCGTCGGCGTGATCACGGCGTTCAACTTCCCGGTCGCCGTCTGGTCGTGGAACGCGGTGCTGGCCCTGGTCGCCGGCGACACCGTCATCTGGAAGCCGTCGGAGAAGACGCCGTTGACCGCGCTCGGAGTCCAGGCATTGTTCGAAAGGGCTGCTGCCAAGGCCGGCGTCGATCCCAAGGTCGCTCAGCTCGTCATCGGCGACCGGGTTGCGGGTGAAGCTCTCGTCGACGATTCGCGGGTGGCGTTGCTGTCGGCGACCGGTTCGACGCGCATGGGCCGCGCAGTCGCTCCCCGCGTCGCCGAGCGATTCGGCCGAGTGTTGCTCGAGCTCGGGGGCAACAACGCTGCGATCGTGACGCCGTCCGCGGACCTCGACCTGACCACGCGCGGCATAGTGTTCTCCGCCGCAGGCACTGCGGGACAACGGTGTACGTCGCTGCGCAGGGTCATCGCGCACTCGTCCATCGCTGAGGAACTTGTCGAGCGCATCACGCGAGCGTACGAATCGCTGTCCATCGGTTCGCCTCTGGATTCCGACACGTTGGTGGGGCCGCTGATCGACGCCCCGGCGTTTGCGGGATACGCGAAGGCTGTCGACGCGGCGGTGGGCGCGGGTGGCACCGTTCGGGCCGGTGGTCAGCGAGTCGACATCTTCGGTGAATACGCCTATTACGTGCAGCCGACTGTCATCACGATGCCTGCGCAGACCGATATCGTCAGACACGAAACGTTTGCACCGATCCTCTATGTGCTCACCTACGACACCCTCGAGGAAGCTATCGCGTTGCACAATGATGTGCCGCAGGGGCTTTCGTCGTCCATATTCACGACCGATCTACGCGAGGCAGAGCAGTTCCTGTCGGCAGCGGGATCCGACTGCGGAATTGCCAACGTCAACATCGGTCCGTCGGGCGCGGAAATCGGCGGTGCGTTCGGTGGCGAGAAGGAAACCGGTGGTGGGCGCGAATCCGGTTCGGACGCATGGAAAGCCTATATGCGTCGGGCGACGAATACGGTCAACTATTCCAACGAGCTGCCGCTCGCTCAGGGTGTGGAGTTCGGGTAG
- the lat gene encoding L-lysine 6-transaminase: MTQVLHSPAIPTEPTVVTEPTVVPPGAVHSTIGRHMLADGFAMVLDLDASRGSTLVDARDGTEYLDLFTFFASNALGMNHPALVEDETFKADLLQAAMNKPSNSDIYTTAMAQFVDTFARVLGDPRLPHLFFVEGGALAVENALKVAFDWKSRWNEAHGIDPALGTQVMHLEHAFHGRSGYTMSLTNTDPNKVARFPKFDWPRIPSPYIRAGADMDALEADALAAARLAFEANPHDIACAIVEPIQGEGGDNHFRPQFLQQLRDLCHEFDALFVVDEVQTGAGMTGTAWAFQQLGVVPDVLAFGKKVQVCGVMAGGRVDDVENNVFAVSSRINSTWGGNLTDMVRARRILEVVESENLIDRAAVLGDALLRRLHEMAARHDIVTEVRGRGLMCAFTLPDAALRDRLVDDLRDTEHVLALGCGVSAVRFRPALTMSEADLERGVEAIERSLHRLV; encoded by the coding sequence ATGACGCAGGTATTGCACTCTCCCGCCATCCCGACCGAACCCACGGTCGTCACCGAACCCACGGTCGTCCCCCCGGGTGCGGTGCATTCCACGATCGGCCGTCACATGCTGGCGGACGGCTTTGCGATGGTGCTCGATCTGGACGCGTCGCGCGGTTCGACGCTCGTCGATGCCCGTGACGGCACCGAATACCTCGATCTGTTCACCTTCTTCGCCTCCAACGCGCTCGGAATGAACCATCCGGCGCTCGTCGAGGACGAGACGTTCAAGGCCGATCTGCTGCAGGCCGCAATGAACAAGCCGAGCAACTCCGACATCTACACCACGGCGATGGCGCAGTTCGTCGACACCTTCGCCCGAGTCCTCGGTGATCCGCGCCTACCGCATCTCTTCTTCGTCGAAGGTGGGGCGCTGGCCGTCGAGAATGCTCTGAAGGTCGCGTTCGACTGGAAGAGCCGCTGGAACGAGGCCCACGGCATCGACCCAGCACTCGGTACCCAGGTCATGCACCTCGAGCATGCGTTTCACGGCCGTTCGGGCTACACGATGTCGCTGACGAACACCGACCCGAACAAGGTCGCACGATTCCCCAAGTTCGACTGGCCCCGCATCCCGTCGCCGTACATCCGCGCCGGTGCAGACATGGATGCACTCGAAGCCGACGCCCTCGCTGCGGCGCGACTCGCTTTCGAGGCCAACCCGCACGACATCGCGTGTGCGATCGTCGAGCCCATCCAGGGCGAGGGCGGTGACAATCACTTCCGTCCGCAGTTTCTGCAGCAACTTCGCGATCTGTGCCACGAGTTCGACGCCCTGTTCGTCGTCGACGAGGTGCAGACCGGCGCGGGCATGACCGGAACCGCATGGGCGTTCCAGCAACTCGGTGTCGTGCCGGACGTCCTGGCGTTCGGCAAGAAGGTGCAGGTCTGCGGAGTGATGGCCGGAGGCCGCGTCGACGATGTCGAGAACAACGTATTTGCGGTGTCGTCACGCATCAACTCGACGTGGGGAGGCAACCTCACCGACATGGTGCGGGCGCGGCGAATCCTCGAGGTCGTCGAATCGGAGAATCTGATCGATCGGGCCGCAGTTCTCGGCGACGCACTTCTGCGACGCCTGCACGAGATGGCCGCTCGCCACGACATCGTGACCGAGGTGCGCGGACGAGGGTTGATGTGTGCCTTCACGCTGCCCGACGCGGCGCTGCGCGATCGGCTCGTCGACGACCTTCGCGACACCGAGCACGTACTCGCGCTTGGATGCGGCGTCAGCGCCGTACGGTTCCGACCGGCGCTGACGATGAGCGAGGCCGATCTGGAGCGGGGGGTCGAGGCGATCGAGCGGTCTCTGCACCGGCTCGTCTGA
- a CDS encoding PLD nuclease N-terminal domain-containing protein, whose product MPYLGLIIMILWVFCLIDVITADDSGVRHLPKMMWLLLVIFIPLAGSIVWLLVGRPIDGGIWGGAGSRQRSNSDFPEYDAKPGRAVATSPDADEEFLRQCRARAEEQRRAARNQKDSEDN is encoded by the coding sequence GTGCCATATCTCGGCTTGATCATCATGATCCTGTGGGTGTTCTGCCTGATCGACGTCATCACCGCCGACGACTCAGGTGTGCGTCACCTTCCCAAGATGATGTGGCTACTGCTGGTGATCTTCATTCCGCTCGCCGGTTCGATCGTGTGGCTGTTGGTCGGACGGCCCATCGACGGTGGCATTTGGGGCGGCGCCGGTTCTAGGCAGCGAAGCAACTCTGACTTCCCCGAGTACGACGCGAAGCCGGGCCGAGCCGTCGCAACCAGCCCCGATGCCGACGAGGAATTCCTGCGCCAATGCCGGGCTCGCGCCGAAGAGCAGCGTCGGGCAGCGCGGAACCAGAAAGACTCGGAAGACAACTAG
- a CDS encoding ABC transporter ATP-binding protein: MTIRANGIHWSRGSQSILGGVDFDPKPGETVGLIGPNGSGKSSLLRILAGIVAPDEGTVTLDGSAMKSMRRRQIARRIAMVDQHSDTDVDISVQGVVSLGRIPHQGMFGGDSAVDARAVARALEQTGMTSKSHRMWHTLSGGERQRVQIARALAQEPTELLLDEPTNHLDIQHQLDILALVSDLPLTSFIALHDLNLAAMFCGRIVVLREGTIVAVGTPAEVITKELVQDVYNVQADVGLDDTGTYPQVTYRRRRVPPSVARMSASERT, translated from the coding sequence ATGACTATTCGAGCCAACGGAATTCACTGGTCGAGGGGTTCGCAGTCGATCCTCGGCGGCGTCGACTTCGACCCGAAGCCCGGTGAGACGGTGGGCCTGATCGGACCCAACGGATCGGGAAAGTCCTCGCTGCTACGAATTTTGGCGGGCATCGTCGCACCCGACGAGGGGACGGTGACACTGGACGGCTCGGCGATGAAGTCGATGCGACGTAGGCAGATAGCGCGACGGATCGCGATGGTCGATCAGCACTCGGACACCGACGTCGACATTTCGGTGCAGGGCGTGGTGAGTTTGGGGCGGATCCCGCACCAGGGCATGTTCGGCGGTGATTCGGCGGTGGACGCTCGCGCTGTCGCGCGTGCGCTCGAACAGACCGGGATGACGTCGAAATCTCATCGGATGTGGCACACACTGTCCGGCGGAGAGAGGCAGCGCGTTCAGATTGCGCGGGCTCTGGCTCAGGAGCCGACGGAGTTACTGCTCGACGAGCCGACCAATCACCTCGACATCCAACATCAATTGGACATCCTGGCGTTGGTGTCGGATCTGCCGTTGACGAGTTTCATCGCGTTGCACGACTTGAATCTGGCGGCGATGTTCTGCGGCCGCATCGTGGTGCTTCGCGAGGGCACGATCGTGGCCGTCGGGACTCCGGCGGAGGTGATCACGAAAGAACTCGTTCAGGATGTGTACAACGTGCAGGCCGACGTAGGGCTCGACGACACTGGTACGTATCCCCAGGTCACGTACCGGAGAAGGCGGGTTCCACCCTCAGTGGCACGAATGAGTGCATCGGAACGCACTTAA
- a CDS encoding FecCD family ABC transporter permease: MTARRSLLLPLLLVGSVVLTLSIAFAITIGPANLSVSDVYRIVLEHLGFGNSNVSRIKDGIVWELRLPRTLLAAICGAGLALCGAIMQSLLRNPLADPFVLGISSGASTGAVLVAVLGIGSGVLSLSTGAFFGAVFSFVLVMLLAAGAGGGTDRVVLAGVAGTQLFSALTSFIVISSADAEQTRGILFWLLGSLAGADWADVAMCGFVCAVGIVICLLYSSALDAFTFGNDAAATLGVSVKWIRLLLLVLTALITATLVSAAGAIGFVGLVLPHAARFLVGAAHRRLLPTTVLVGAIFMVWVDAVARTVFQPQEIPVGVVTALIGVPAFAMILYRMRRTR, translated from the coding sequence TTGACAGCCAGGCGGAGCCTTCTGCTGCCGTTGCTGCTTGTCGGTTCCGTAGTTCTGACGCTGTCGATCGCGTTCGCGATCACGATCGGTCCGGCGAATCTGTCGGTGTCCGATGTGTATCGCATCGTGCTCGAGCACCTGGGGTTCGGGAACTCGAACGTGAGCCGAATCAAGGACGGCATCGTCTGGGAACTTCGGCTTCCTCGAACTCTGCTGGCTGCGATCTGCGGTGCCGGTCTGGCGTTGTGCGGGGCGATCATGCAGTCGCTGCTTCGTAATCCACTGGCGGATCCGTTCGTTCTCGGCATCTCTTCGGGCGCCTCGACGGGTGCCGTGCTGGTGGCGGTGCTCGGTATCGGCAGCGGTGTGTTGTCCTTGTCCACAGGTGCGTTCTTCGGCGCAGTGTTTTCGTTCGTACTGGTGATGTTGCTTGCAGCAGGAGCCGGAGGCGGTACAGATCGAGTAGTTCTCGCCGGAGTCGCAGGCACTCAGCTCTTCTCGGCGCTGACCTCGTTCATCGTAATCTCATCGGCGGACGCCGAGCAGACGCGTGGGATTCTGTTCTGGCTGCTCGGTTCGCTCGCCGGCGCAGACTGGGCAGATGTCGCGATGTGTGGATTCGTCTGTGCCGTAGGCATTGTCATATGTCTTCTGTACTCGTCTGCGCTCGACGCCTTCACGTTCGGTAACGATGCCGCAGCCACCCTCGGTGTGTCGGTGAAGTGGATTCGGCTATTGCTGCTCGTGCTCACGGCCTTGATTACCGCGACGCTCGTCAGTGCCGCGGGCGCCATCGGATTCGTCGGCCTCGTCCTACCGCACGCGGCACGATTCCTAGTCGGAGCCGCCCACCGCAGACTGCTGCCGACGACGGTGCTCGTCGGAGCCATCTTCATGGTGTGGGTCGATGCAGTCGCGCGAACTGTCTTTCAACCGCAGGAGATTCCGGTCGGAGTGGTGACTGCGCTGATCGGCGTACCTGCATTTGCGATGATTCTGTACCGGATGCGGAGGACTCGATGA
- a CDS encoding ABC transporter substrate-binding protein, protein MAKRTSLSVVALAAAMILSSCSSGSTTTEAQTTDDNSNYPLTITNCGQDVVVDAPPQRAVSLNQSSTEILLSLGLADRMVGTATWTDPVRDNLASDNAKVPRLADNKPALEVVLDAEPDFVSASFGGTLGPGGVADRSQFEQLGVPNYLSPTDCNGKTDESVNSDGARTDPLEIATVYQEIRDLAAIFDVRERGERFIGELQDRFDAASGAVTASGTSLVYWFADTATPYMAGCCGSSGIITNSVGAQNIYSDTTDEWPQVSWESVADRNPTAFVLADLSRRTLAGDALDSKIEFLESDPVTQRLQAVVDKRYIVVNGADLNPSIRTVDGVEKVAAALQGWGLAN, encoded by the coding sequence ATGGCCAAGCGCACCTCCCTGTCCGTCGTTGCACTCGCAGCGGCGATGATCCTGTCGAGCTGCTCCTCGGGCTCGACGACCACCGAAGCCCAGACAACCGACGACAACTCCAACTACCCGCTGACCATCACCAACTGCGGGCAGGATGTCGTCGTCGACGCTCCTCCGCAGCGTGCGGTCTCGCTCAATCAGAGTTCGACCGAGATCTTGCTGAGCCTCGGGCTCGCTGATCGGATGGTCGGAACCGCGACGTGGACCGATCCGGTTCGCGACAACTTGGCGTCGGACAATGCCAAAGTTCCGCGTCTGGCGGACAACAAGCCTGCCCTCGAGGTCGTCCTCGACGCCGAACCGGACTTCGTGTCGGCGTCGTTCGGCGGCACGCTCGGCCCGGGGGGCGTCGCCGATCGCAGTCAGTTCGAGCAACTCGGCGTCCCCAACTATCTCTCGCCGACGGACTGCAATGGCAAGACCGACGAGAGCGTCAACTCCGACGGGGCGCGGACCGATCCCCTCGAAATAGCCACGGTCTATCAGGAGATTCGCGATCTCGCGGCCATCTTCGACGTACGTGAACGCGGCGAGCGCTTCATCGGTGAACTGCAGGATCGCTTCGATGCGGCATCGGGGGCGGTCACGGCATCCGGCACCTCGCTGGTCTACTGGTTCGCCGACACCGCGACCCCGTACATGGCCGGTTGCTGCGGATCCTCCGGCATCATCACCAATTCGGTCGGCGCACAGAACATCTACTCCGACACCACCGACGAATGGCCTCAGGTGAGTTGGGAGTCGGTCGCGGATCGCAACCCCACCGCATTCGTGCTCGCCGATCTGAGCCGTCGCACACTGGCCGGCGACGCCCTCGATTCGAAGATCGAGTTTCTCGAGTCCGATCCGGTGACGCAGAGACTGCAGGCGGTCGTCGACAAGCGCTATATCGTCGTCAACGGCGCCGATCTGAACCCGTCGATCCGCACAGTCGACGGCGTCGAAAAGGTGGCGGCCGCACTGCAGGGCTGGGGCTTGGCGAATTGA
- a CDS encoding anthranilate synthase family protein has product MNDLLTRALSGSEHCALLSREHGVDVLIGDVVTVDSLADIPLDPGADGPDVLALVPFRQISERGFVCHDDDAALHCLRVREHARVSVDEVLAAMSPAELRVTDGRFEPADDEYGSIVSRVLADEIGTGAGANFVIRRDFRARLADASRSGLEIFRRLLSGESGSYWTFFVHTPSITLVGATPERHVGFDGTSATMNPISGTYRHPVEGPSGAGVLDFLDDAKENAELFMVVDEELKMMSRICAEGGRVIGPRLKQMGHLTHTEYVLVGESSLDPREILRRTMFAPTVTGSPIENAARVIERYETSGRGYYSGVLALFEGARGVSTVDAPILIRTCEIAPDGELKISAGATLVRNSVPEHEVAETRSKLGGVLAALGVEAPRPPASAAVRLSDFPGVSDALTRRNEKLASFWLDEQPKVDTELSGKTAVVVDFEDQWTAMLAHQLRHLGMAVSVVRWEDYVSSDADLLVCGPGPGDPRESSNARISAVESALRERLTSGSPLLAICLSHQVLARLLGLEVVALARPQQGVQKVADVFGVSRTVGFYNTFAATAGSIDGALVSADGTEVNALRGSGFESIQFHPESILSTDGIGILSELVHRLLMPAGVPVRTVCAAAQGTHRERAQPSAELRQPAELRLS; this is encoded by the coding sequence ATGAACGACCTGTTGACCAGAGCACTGTCCGGCTCCGAACACTGTGCACTGCTGAGCCGTGAGCACGGCGTCGATGTCCTGATCGGTGACGTTGTCACCGTCGATTCACTGGCCGACATCCCGCTCGATCCGGGGGCCGACGGACCCGACGTACTCGCCCTCGTGCCGTTTCGCCAAATCTCCGAACGCGGGTTCGTGTGCCACGACGACGATGCCGCCTTGCACTGCCTCCGGGTGCGCGAGCACGCACGAGTAAGCGTGGACGAGGTACTGGCCGCGATGTCGCCGGCCGAGTTGAGGGTGACCGACGGCCGTTTCGAACCCGCAGACGACGAGTACGGATCGATCGTCTCGCGAGTTCTCGCCGACGAGATCGGTACCGGCGCGGGTGCGAACTTCGTGATCCGTCGCGACTTTCGTGCGCGGCTCGCCGACGCGTCGCGAAGTGGACTCGAGATCTTCCGGCGACTGCTAAGCGGCGAATCCGGCTCCTACTGGACCTTCTTCGTACACACGCCGTCGATCACCCTCGTCGGTGCGACGCCCGAGCGTCACGTCGGATTCGACGGGACCTCCGCCACCATGAACCCGATCAGCGGCACCTATCGGCATCCAGTCGAAGGACCCTCCGGTGCGGGCGTTCTCGACTTCCTGGACGACGCGAAGGAGAACGCCGAGCTGTTCATGGTGGTCGACGAGGAACTGAAGATGATGAGCCGGATATGTGCGGAAGGCGGCCGCGTCATCGGGCCCCGCCTCAAGCAGATGGGGCATCTGACGCACACCGAGTACGTCCTCGTGGGAGAAAGCTCGCTCGACCCGCGCGAGATCTTGCGTCGGACGATGTTCGCGCCGACTGTCACCGGTTCGCCGATCGAGAACGCGGCTCGCGTCATCGAACGCTACGAGACATCGGGACGCGGGTACTACTCAGGAGTGCTGGCACTGTTCGAGGGAGCTCGTGGTGTGTCCACCGTCGACGCGCCGATTCTCATTCGGACCTGCGAAATCGCCCCCGACGGTGAGTTGAAGATTTCGGCCGGCGCGACGCTGGTGCGCAACTCGGTTCCCGAACACGAAGTGGCCGAGACGAGATCGAAGCTGGGCGGCGTGCTGGCAGCTCTCGGCGTCGAGGCACCTAGACCGCCGGCCTCGGCGGCGGTGCGGTTGTCGGACTTTCCAGGCGTGTCCGACGCACTCACGCGCAGAAACGAAAAGCTGGCGTCGTTCTGGCTCGACGAACAGCCGAAGGTGGACACCGAACTCAGTGGCAAGACAGCGGTGGTGGTGGATTTCGAGGACCAATGGACAGCGATGCTCGCGCACCAGTTGAGGCATCTCGGCATGGCTGTGTCCGTCGTACGGTGGGAGGACTACGTGTCGAGCGACGCCGACCTGTTGGTCTGCGGGCCGGGACCAGGTGATCCCCGCGAGTCGTCGAATGCCCGGATCAGCGCGGTCGAATCTGCTCTGCGCGAGCGACTTACGAGCGGATCCCCGCTCCTCGCCATCTGCCTGAGCCACCAGGTGCTGGCCAGGCTGCTGGGGTTGGAAGTCGTCGCACTCGCCCGTCCGCAACAAGGCGTGCAAAAGGTGGCCGACGTCTTCGGGGTGAGTAGGACCGTCGGCTTCTACAACACCTTCGCGGCCACCGCGGGTTCGATCGACGGCGCCCTGGTCTCGGCGGACGGCACCGAGGTCAATGCCCTGCGGGGCAGCGGGTTCGAGTCGATCCAGTTCCACCCCGAGTCCATACTGTCCACCGACGGTATCGGCATCCTGTCCGAGCTGGTCCACAGGTTGCTCATGCCGGCTGGCGTGCCTGTTCGGACCGTTTGCGCCGCTGCCCAGGGAACGCATCGCGAGCGAGCACAACCGTCAGCAGAGCTGCGGCAACCAGCAGAGCTGCGACTATCGTGA
- a CDS encoding MFS transporter, translated as MVHTRMPGSNALRLSVLAAAAFVYVTAETLPVGLLPEISTDMNVSESSVGLLLTFYAYGVAVMTMPFMTFVRRWPRRRIVVVTVAALAVSQLISAIAVGYPMLVVARMICASTHGVFWAVVAPVAASLAAPGKQGKAIATVYAGTSLALVAGNPLSAALGQWLGWRTASMCIGLVAAAIAITLCFVLPAMKVESVRSRAPKTRTLDRSLLLICVVTFLAVLGHFIAYTYFSLLVDRGLGSMGTTLTLMLLFYGLCGVVGIWVVGKTFDRWPRRSTIGALSVVAGALLVLWTTVQSVPGSLAVLAVLAIGLWGFAFTTVPVCLQSSVLNTSRNDPDRASAIYVVAFQLAIASGALVGGIVVDRSSIAVVTIVAALLVAAALLTVVLARDAFPGQRRKRSEQARQPA; from the coding sequence ATGGTTCACACGAGGATGCCGGGTTCGAACGCGCTCCGTCTGAGCGTGCTCGCGGCCGCTGCGTTCGTCTACGTCACTGCCGAGACGCTTCCGGTGGGGCTTCTGCCGGAGATTTCGACGGACATGAACGTCAGTGAGTCCAGTGTCGGGTTGCTCCTCACCTTCTATGCGTACGGCGTCGCTGTGATGACGATGCCGTTCATGACGTTCGTTCGGCGGTGGCCACGTCGGCGAATCGTCGTCGTCACGGTTGCAGCTCTGGCTGTGTCGCAACTGATATCGGCCATCGCCGTCGGATATCCGATGCTCGTCGTCGCGCGGATGATCTGTGCTTCGACGCACGGAGTGTTCTGGGCTGTCGTCGCACCGGTGGCGGCGTCCCTCGCTGCACCGGGCAAGCAGGGCAAAGCGATTGCGACGGTGTACGCGGGAACGTCGTTGGCGCTGGTGGCCGGCAATCCTCTCTCGGCCGCACTCGGGCAGTGGCTCGGGTGGCGAACGGCCTCGATGTGTATCGGGCTGGTTGCTGCGGCCATTGCCATCACCCTGTGCTTCGTGTTGCCTGCGATGAAGGTCGAATCGGTCCGATCCAGGGCTCCGAAGACCCGAACCCTCGATCGGTCCTTGCTGCTGATCTGCGTCGTCACGTTCCTCGCTGTGCTCGGTCACTTCATCGCGTACACCTACTTCTCGTTGCTCGTCGATCGTGGACTCGGTTCGATGGGTACGACGTTGACGCTGATGCTGTTGTTCTACGGTCTGTGCGGCGTCGTCGGAATCTGGGTGGTCGGGAAGACGTTCGATCGGTGGCCGCGCCGATCGACCATCGGTGCGTTGAGCGTCGTCGCGGGGGCGCTGCTCGTGCTGTGGACGACCGTGCAGTCGGTACCGGGATCACTTGCGGTGCTTGCTGTCCTCGCAATCGGGCTCTGGGGATTCGCATTCACGACCGTTCCGGTGTGCCTGCAGTCCTCGGTGCTCAACACCTCCCGCAACGACCCGGATCGTGCATCGGCGATCTACGTCGTCGCATTCCAGTTGGCCATCGCGTCGGGTGCTCTGGTGGGTGGCATAGTCGTCGATCGCAGCAGTATCGCGGTCGTCACGATAGTCGCAGCTCTGCTGGTTGCCGCAGCTCTGCTGACGGTTGTGCTCGCTCGCGATGCGTTCCCTGGGCAGCGGCGCAAACGGTCCGAACAGGCACGCCAGCCGGCATGA